The Humulus lupulus chromosome 7, drHumLupu1.1, whole genome shotgun sequence region aagaagaaaaatacgAGAGAGGGAAGGAGAAAGTGAAAGGTAATAATAATAGGGAATTTCATTATTTATGTCTAATAATGTCTAAaattaccaaaaaatcccaacactaacaatattttcaaattaatgctaaACTTTTCCCTCATACCCGAAATACCCTTCCCATTCAacctcagccttctctctctcagtctcggtttctctctctctcagtctCACAAAAATCCCCCCAAAACCATCGAACCCCCACCTTCGTCGAGCCGTCGAGCCCGCATCTCCGTCGAGCCCCCACCTTCTCCGTCGAGCCCCCACCTTCTCCCATTTCTCCGTTGATCTCGAGACCCACTGCAAACTCCCATTTTTCTGTCAAACCCGTGACCCACGGAGcatatttccttcaaagtttaaaaaacaaaggtaaaatcttgaaCCTAAGTCCATATTTGCTTTGTATTGTTGTTGAATCTGTGATTTGTGGAATGGGTTGTccgattttgtgggaaattttttctgggtttgaaccagtggcttgataggttcgattatggttcgatagtaggctcgataggggtagtttgaacagttcgatgatggatcgataggagctcgatagatCTATGGCAATATATGAAACTAACTCGATAGgatcgattatggttcgatagtaggctcgatagaagctcgataggagctcgatagaagctcgatgGATATGTGGTATATATTacaagggctcgataggttcgataatggttcgatattagaccagactgtagctcgatggttatttatgtagacagatttttcttagctcgataggctcgacactggctcgataggctcgataaaTTTAGGTTGTTGATATTGCTCGATGGAACTTGATAGTTGCTCAATAGGGTATGTTGCAGCTCGATTATATCTCGATAGAGatcgatagagctcgatgacaacttatttcagtgtttttatgaaattttttttattctgttttcttaccaattttttttcatgtgttgttacagatgcctaagttgcttgttccattcagtgatcactttcctggtcgagtgacatatcggggtagtagtactttaaatcacattaagaccaggtttttggagctcgggctgcttgaaagggctaaggaatcccctttcaagcaattctttttggcttcggagtttaatttctccggagtcttggtgcatcaactgttgctgaggaaaatcgccagcaacaacgaagatgaggtgcattttttcttggggtcgaagtcttgtagattcggcatgggagagtttgccctggtgacggggttggatttcagtgccttcccgtcaccagaagagttggaagggcgtaatctcagcgaccggttgataaaggagtatttcaacgatgctgagaaagtaaagctgtcacaggtggaccatgctttcaagacttgtacggttgtggaagatgtgtacaagcttggtctatgtctgtttgttgagggggttctgaatgccattgagggCAAGTTGCACATTTGGTGagatattctaaaaattgttgagaatgtagagtagttcttcagctatccatgaagtactcttataggaggctgTTGCATtattgtaagaaggacatggtgaagcaaaatgccaactatgatgccaagaaggatgccaaggtgcagcaagagtccaaatacagtatgtatggttatgcccccgccttacagtactgggcatatgaggctatccaacaGCTTGCGGTGGAGCTTGTTGTGAGCTTGGGAAACATGTTCctgaggatgcttagttggtcgcatcggaggaacaaggatttcaccaagtccgtcatcgcaccgatattattgaagaagaatgtaagttatgtttttttttctatctatatgcttatcttttatcattatttgagttaaccaaatgttttatgttgtttgcagttaattgttcttccgatgttgaagcctcggctagcagaaaaagactattacttgtctttgactgaggggagatcttcccctttatcctgggcttggccaggatccctcggagactgatgaggaggaggatgcgacttttgagaaaatggcagagaaagtttctcaggctgctgaggcagccaagatatttgttgatgctgccccgggggaggaggttgtaggtcccacccctcctattgccccagcctcagccccagcctcaacctgtgccccaacatcagccccagcctcagcgtcagccccaacaccaaccccaacactagcctcagcctcagccccagcctcaacctgtgccccaacatcagccccagcctcagcgtcagccccaacaccaaccccaacactagcctcagcctcagcccctgagctcgccgacttgattgagtggttggacagagtcgagggtcgacaagagaccctcttgaagaaccagtcagtgatcttggacgtactcagtcagatcctgacatttattaaggagaaaccgagggggtccaatgaagattcagagtcagagtcattggatattccgctagactatgttgatgatccaacgacgcctcctaccatcattgtgacaccagatgctgagactccgggagtcgttattgtcaaccctgaggatgttgctggggtttagtttcagagggctagacgccaaagacgcaagccagattggtttgaggactatacggatcccacgaggaaaagacctcgcactgcTGCAGCTGCACCAGCAGACGAGGCTACACAAGAGGCTACACAtgtgctggaccctctcaagaagccagatcccaaacaatataggacaatgtgcaagtggcttcttggagacatgcccaacaagaccccgcgggatgtaaagactgggagtcacggtccagcgtggtttctgacgttgaagacaccccagtcgtggctcaatgatggggtaagccatttatacctaattatggactgttttcaattttacatgttttatttttactgactcgatgtgagctcgataggagttcgatagtagtttgacatggatgttaaaataggggttgttctttactgtttcagagtggctcgatgtgagctcgacggagctcgataggtagttcgatagggatgttaaaataggttgttttttttactgttttagactggctcgatgtgagttcgatatgagttcgatagtaATTCGAtatggatgttaaaataggttgttttttactgttttagactggctcgatgtgagctcgatatgagttcgatagtgAAATTTCCCTTAAAAATAGGGTTTTTCTTTACTATTTcaaagtggctcgatgtgagctcgatggagctcgatagggagttcgacagggatgttaaaataggttgttctttactgtttcagactggctcgatgtgagctcaatAGGAgttcgatggtagttcgatagggatgttaaaataggttgtttttactgttttagactggctcgatgtgaggtcgatatgagttcgatggtagttcgatagggatgttaaaatagggtgttttttactgttttagactggctcgatgtgagctcgatatgagttcgatgtgagctcgatggagctcgacagCAGCAATTTATAATAGTctttgctaatttttttatcgtactctcttttgcagcatattgatgcgtcAGAACACATGCTTTgtatgcgtcgcaagtattttcccaatatatatcgacagaatgcagttgtgatgaacaattatttctcacaagtgatacctgcccgatatgatcagtacaagcaaacagccgacaaaacaaagtattattgggatgctgacattatgtccatgttgaccggcatcgagcagcagtttctggcatcttggggaggagttgaggatgtatattggtgccagaactatggacaacaacattggtttgccattgaggcttccatttctagttggactctgactgtttacgattcggaaaactcggtgattagtgacgcaaagcttgaggatattatgagtccatggtgctttatgcttccttctctgttaatgcagagtaaactgtttactgatagcttgatgttgaagattccatcagcagGAAATAGGCCGCATCGGTTCACATTgcgtcgcaaacagaaacacgagctccctaagtcaaagagaaggtaacaaacatcatcttcatactaattttgtttctaactaaatttatagtaatgtgcacttaatatttacttttttctttacagcggggattgtggtgtgtatgctatcaagtatattgagcatctaatggtcggtcttccattggaaactatctgcgatgaaaatatggaggtgttcaggaacaagtggaccacagacttgtggtatcaaaatttgttaccttgatgattgtatatatatagggtctttacatgtacagtttgttgttcatattttttttataactttcatgggctgttattgagctaatatcaagctatatcaaactattattgaattatcaaaatttgttaccttcatgATAATCTTGTATACGGGGTCTTTACATCTCCAGTTTCTAactgttatcattttttttataactttcatgggctgttatcgagctaatatcaagcaatatcattttcatatcgaaccattaacataaattttaagaaaaatcaaataaaaagagtttattaatacaacaagttcaaatgggaaaaaagagtttaaagcttagctttgcatgtagccctgttgtggccaagaccaccacacatgctacacttgcgCTCTTTGCGAATGATTTCTCCATTTGATGGagtgcggtttgtcttccttcttcccaccttactcttcttcggtcgaccaactggttgtttttcaacgggaaccccaacttgcattttctctatgttctcaggaacttcccaatcatcctcgttgccagttaggtaaattgtttctttgtaagactccctccacatctcagtagtgtaatatggtgaacacagtgagtaaatgttgacattgcgcaacatggccgcagccacaccatgaacacaagggtaacccattatttgaaactgaccacaagagtatgatttggtcatcaaattcacctcaccatcaccttctgggtctaccacatgaaattcaaactgtccaagaggatggactttcaagtaccttgcatcatccgcaatgcctgagacatctttctcatatattgttgctaatttggatgtgcacttctctacctcctcacaaCGCGCGacaaaccatgactgaattgtgaaacgaatgaattccacaaaagtagtgactgggaaggttcttgcgtctctggttttgttgttgaaactttcagcgtagttgcttgtcattacattgtatcaaTTCCCAGGAAAGTAtgcacgagtccacttatcgaagccaataccctcgagatattgagctatggcaggatccatttgctttatattgttgaagaacctgtgaaattttgacttccgaaatgcatatgccgcattccacatctccttgtgacagtgatcggtcttgaacttagtgattacattcatacttatgtgatggtagcatgcgccgtggtaggcatcagggaagaccaactcaagagcatgaataatgctagcatgcctgtctgatacaaaagacagattatcaacaactccaatggcttccttcaatttcatcatgaaatacttccaagaagcatgattctcactgtcaacaatcgcgaatgcaattggataaatgtggttattcgcatccaatgcgacagcacacaacatgtggccaccgtaccttgacttcaagaaagtgtcgttcacacatataacaggacgacatgatgtaaatccccttctacaaactccgagtgagaagaaacagtaaagaaagcgaccgtcatctgtgacaaaatcagtaattgtacctggattcttttgctgcagcatgtacaggtaagaaggtaacttggagtacgattcttcaggtgtccccctgacataaccgagtgccttctctctgcatctccaagccttcatataactcatatcgatcccaaaattattcttcatatcctcctttatgctgtttggtggatagctagtgccattagtagcatatttgttcttgataaggtgcccaatgacagaaggtgctgcttgacggtggtctttttgtcgcaattctagtgagcaagtatgtacactattataaacagtgatctcaaacatctctgatcgcgctacttttttccctcttattctccaaccacaatcaggatccttgtaggtgatatacaa contains the following coding sequences:
- the LOC133788237 gene encoding uncharacterized protein LOC133788237, which translates into the protein MCKWLLGDMPNKTPRDVKTGSHGPAWFLTLKTPQSWLNDGHIDASEHMLCMRRKYFPNIYRQNAVVMNNYFSQVIPARYDQYKQTADKTKYYWDADIMSMLTGIEQQFLASWGGVEDVYWCQNYGQQHWFAIEASISSWTLTVYDSENSVISDAKLEDIMSPWCFMLPSLLMQSKLFTDSLMLKIPSAGNRPHRFTLRRKQKHELPKSKRSGDCGVYAIKYIEHLMVGLPLETICDENMEVFRNKWTTDLWYQNLLP